The sequence TCCGCTAAAGGTGGTGGAAGGCTGACTCCGCTCTCGCTTCCTTGAACGGGAAAGGAAAAGCAGCCCGTCAAGCCAAGGCCATTTTCTCAGCGAGCCAAGAGGCCTAACAGAGACTGGGTGGGGCCCAATTTCAGGGCACATTTGGGCACCCTTGACATCTCTAACCGTCTTGGGTGTTGCATTTGGTTAACGTCACGCATAATTAAGTACTTGGTTATTTCTGACTCCGAGAGTGTTAGTTGCTAACTTGTCCTTTTTGCCTGTGTTGGGATTTCAGCATTTCCTGTGTTACATCTGCAAGGAATACGTAGAAGATCTGGCCAAAATCCCCAAGAGTTTCTTACAAGTAAGTTTCCCGAGAGTGAGCAACAGCGTGCCGCGCTTCCGGGAGGCCTGGTGAAACTCACCTGCCATTTATGAGGAGTGTGATGGCATGAGGTGCGGAATGCGCCGCCTCTCCAGCGCAGACGCTCACAAACCCAGCTTATCACCATCCCACACATCACCCCAACACATCCAAAAAGGGAAGAGACTCATTGGAAGTGTATTTCTGTCCTATTCATTACTGCCTGATTATAAAAGTACTAACCATAATAATAATTTTGATGTTATCTAATAACCTGCCTATTCTCAAATGTTGATTGGTAATTACCAAAAACAGAAAtggtagaaatattttcttttctttagttttgtaATACAGACACTCCAAATAGTTGTTCATTACAGAAAGTTACTAGTATAACTTAAAGGTGAAAAATTTGTATCCTTAATGGAATTACAATTCCACATTCTTGTGACAACCACGTACAGGTGTATTTCTTCAAGCATATAGAGGTTTGTCCCCAGGTTAGCTTTTTAGTGAAAGCATTGGTAGCTTCTGTAAAATTAAGATCTGTTTTCAGCAGACCTTGTCAATTGAGATGTGAAAGAATAAAGTTGTCTGATTAAATAACCCTACTTTAATAGTTTTTATTCTAGTTTAATGTATGCCTTTGGGGAAAGTGTAAAGAATTACtgactattatttttaaattcttacttAGCAAAAGAATCATCTGAATTAATTGAATATTTTAGCATAATTGCTTTGACTCACACAATTTGGCTGTTTATACCATTCTTCTGGAAGCCTATAGGTGgcattaaaatggaagaaaagagtTGGATTAGGGGAAGTTATAATTAGGGGAAACATAATTTCTAATAATATGTACATGTCCTTTTTCTCTCCTAAAGGAAGCAAATGTCACTCTCATAGTGATTGGACAGTCATCCTACCATCATATTGAGGTAAATATATAGCCAGTTGGGACCCTAAAGGTTAAATCTGTTTTagacataaaaattatataattacttGAATCActgatgtgttagtcactcagtcatgtccaactctttgcaaccccatggactgtagcctgccacgctcccctgtccatggaattctccaggcaagaatactggaatgggtagccattcccttcttcagaggatcttcctgacccagggatcgaaactgggtctaaATTTGCTAAAATTTAGTCAGATTATcactatttttctctcatttgtcTTGATAAAAATTccaacaatactttttttttcagcctttcTGTAAACTAACTGGGTATTCTCATGAAATCTATGTTGATCCGGAGAGAGAAATTTATAAAAGATTGGGAATGAAAAGAGGTGAAGAAATTGCCTCCTCAGGTAAGACATGTCTCAAGTAGGAAATGCTAATAGTGTATTTCACATTTCACATAAGCATATATATGCATAGGGGAACAAATGGTAAATTCATAAATCAGCCTGCTCTTTATGATTCTAGTAAGTGGTCCAGATTCACAATACTCTAAAAGATTCACTTCCTGGATGTAATGATGTGGAAGGCTGTTGATGTAGttctaaatgaatgaaaaaatgcaaGTTGCAAAGCAGTGTTTcagtatgatttcatttttgtgaaaataaaaaccattttcATAAACATAAGTATCTAtactattatatatgtgtgtgtgatgaaaattgttttaaaagacaCTGCAATGTTTACCCCAAGACATAGGAGTGAGAAAAGTggcttttgtaattttttttttaacaatgagtatattttacttttgtagttaaaagaaaaataatattgctTAAGTTAATATATTTTCATACCTCAACACCATGGCTTTGAACACTCTTATGTTCTTTAACTGATTAAATCTTAGTTTTCATCTAAAGCCCAACTCAAAGGGGCTCTAAATAGCTCTACCAGCAGAAGTAATTTCTTCCCTCATTGTTTTTTAATAGCACCTTATACTTTATTATATACTCTATGATTGAACTTAAGGTGATTAGTAGTATAGTTAGTTGAAAGGTTTGATGTTTTATTCATCTCTATATGGTCCACATTCCCTGCCCTTGCACAATTCTTTATAATTAAAAGTATAATAAGCTTTAGGTGAACTATTTATATGTGTTTTAGATAAAAGGAACTTGGCTTCTGAAATACCAAACAAGAGAACTCAACTAGAACCCAGATCACTTATTCTCAACAAATGTTGAGAATGACACCCACTGTGTTGGCTATTCCTGGGACAACTGTGACAAAAGACacagccaccaaaaaaaaaaaaaaaaaaagacacagccaCTGCCCTCCCAATGCTCATAATCTTCCCTGGGAGAAAGAAGCAAAGAGTTAATTACATTACCGCTTAGAGCTTGTAAAAGACGAGAGCATGTACTGGTAATATCTATAATGCAGAAATGCCTGTAACACCAGAAATGCACAGGGAGAGAAGAATCTGGGAGGGCTTCTTAGAGATGGTGTTGTCTAAGCTCACTCTTTAAGGAGTTAGCTGGGTGAAGTGAGGCTGGGAATGCTGCAGCTGACAGAAAGTAGCACATCGGTATGAAAAATTGTGACTCTTGGAGAACTGCAGTTCTCTGTGTCTGGCCGGAGTCTAGGAGCCAGTTGGGAATTGTGTGAGCCAAGGGACTGAGTCTGGGAACAAGCCAAGGAGTTTGGATTTGTTCTCAAGGCAGTGGGGGAGTCAAAAGTGTTTGAGTGGAGAAGTCTTGTTGCCAGGTATAGGAGCAATTGGAACGTGCCAAATAGGAGGTATCAGTTGTAATTggtattcttgacaagtttttaGTAATAGGCTAGAAAGAAATGATAGGGCCTGAAGTAGAGACATAGAGGGACAAATCACAGAGCTGCTACTTATAAAGCAGAGTTGACATGATcaattcctttcagttcagttcagtcactcagtcgtgtccaactctttgcaaccccatgaaccgcagcacaccagacctccctgtccatcaccaactcctggagtccacccaaatccatgtccattgagtcagtgatgccatccaaccatctcatcctctgtcgtccccttttcctcctgccctcaatccctcccagcatcagggtcttttcaaatgagtcagctcttcccatcaggtggcctaagtattggagtttcagctttagcatcagtccttccaatgaacacccaggactgatctcctttaggatggactggttggatctccttgcagtccaatggactctcaagagtcttctccaacaccacagttcaaaagcatcaattctttggcgctcagctttctttatagtcgaactctcacatccatacatgaccactggaaaaaccatagccttgactagacggacctttgttgacaaagtaatgtctctgctttttaatatgctatctaggttggccataactttccttccaaggagtgtcttttaatttcatggctgcagccaccatctgcagtgattttggagccccaaaaaataaagtctgacactgtttccactgtctccccatctatttcccatgaggtaatgggaccagatgccatgatcttagttttctgaatgttgagctttaagccaactatttcgctctcctctttcactttcatcaagaggctctttagttcttcttcactctctgccataagggtggtgtcatctgcatatctgaggttattgatatttctcccagcaatcttgattgcaacttgtgcctcctccagcccagcatttctcatgatgtactctgcatataagttaggtaagcagggtgacaatatactgcctttacatactccttttcctatttggaaccagactgttgttccatgtccagttctaactgttgcttcctgacctgcatacaggtttctcaagaggcaggtcaggtggtctggtattcccatctctttcagaattttccacagtttattgtgatccacacaggctttggcatagtcaataaagcagaaatagatgtttttctggaactctcttgctttttcgatgatccagcggatgttggcaatttgatctctggttcctctgctttttccaaatccagcttgaacatctggaagttcacggttcatgtattgctgaagcctggcttggagaattttaaacatcactttgctagcatgtgagatgagtgcagttgtgcggtagtttgagcattctttggcattgcatttctttgggattgaaatgaaaactgaccttttccagtcctgtggccactgctgagttttccaaatttgctggcatattgagtgcagcactttcacagcatcatctttcaggattgagatagctcaactggaattctgtcacctctactagctttgttcatagtggtgcttcctaaggcccacgtgacttcacattccaggatgtctggctctaggtgagtgatcaaaccatcgtgattatctgggtcgtgaagatcttttttgtacagttcttctgttccTTTactaatgtttttaaagaaagtgaCCTAAACTTTCTTAAGACTACTGATGAGGTAGCATAGATAgagaatttgttcttttttacctCCTCCCTTTTTAGTATAGGTAATTGCCACAGTACAGATTGTGAACCTTAATCTTTGGTAGACTATTTTCCAGTGCTGTATCAGAGCCTCAGCATGTGTAAGGTCTGTTTATCATTTAGCTGCTTTTGATATAAACTGTGAGTTTTACTTTAGTAACACCTCCCCATTCATTGCCTCAATAAAGATAGAGAATTGTAAAGAAAACAGATGAATTTAAAGCAAAATACATGCTAATAATTATAAAGAAAGTATATTCAGATCATTTAAACTCCTTTGATCTATGTCAAACAACTCTTTTTCCAAACAGAAAACATTAGGTTCtcatgaaatgattttttaaagttcccACCTGAAAAAGCACAAGTCTTAGAATCAGTCTCAGAATAATTCTACTTGAAAacaacactgaaaataaaatataataatttaaaattaatgggACAGGTTATAAAgacaaacaataagaaaataaagccaCTAAATTCAAGGAAGTAATGGGTTTACCATTCATTTTGCCTTACTTGATAATAAGCCAGTTTATGGTATTAAATTTATAGTGATTGCTATAAACAGCAGATAAGTGCATGCAGGAAACATGCTTCATATAATACTTAATCTaatatttcaaattcaaattGTGGTCTCGAGTCCAAGAAtcaaagtaaaggagaaaacatttttttaaaaagcaggagtTTTACACATAAGTAAATTCATACTGGCAAAATTAGATTGTGCTTTATAGTCAAGATTGTAAAATTCTAGGTTGTGGAATCTTCttctattgaatttttaaaatttcagaaatattaaatgaCCCTTCTTTGGACATAAGGGGATAGTTTGGATTTATGAACATTTAGGTATATAATCCTAAAAAAACATAAACTTTAGTCCTTTACCCATGTCTCTAAGCTAATGAGAATGTATTTGTTTCTTGGTAAAATGAATGTCCATCCTCTTATAAgcacaaaagaaatagaaaagttggagagatgaagaaaacaataggtATCTGGAAATAATAAGAAATCAGGCAGGTCAAAGGCAGcataatcattaaaataaaaagccaaaagcACTAGTTGAAGCTGGACCACAGGGCTGAGGGGTTACTCTGTGCTGTGACTCCCACAGGAGAAGATAAATGGGACTGGTAACTGGTGTACACTGGTTGACATGCACCTGGAGAGGCAGACCGCGGCAGGCAGGAAGACCTGGGCTGCAATGTCTCACTGCTCCGTCATTCTCTGGCCTTAGAATTGgtggagtcaaaaaaaaaatttttttttcaaaactttttttaaataaaaggcagGGGTAGGAAAAAGATAAGTTATAAGACAGGTAGTTTCTTTACTCAAAGGTAGTGAAAGTATCCGTAACtgtgaaaaaggaaatagaaaaactgACAAGCAAAGATGGAGAGGTAGCTATAGTTACTGTTACAGCTAAACCTCAAAGTCTCAGTAGCATAAAGTATGAGGTTAGttccttttcattcacatttcaagAAGGAAGGATATTTCTATTGGGTGCTTCTCCAAGCAGCTATTGAGGGACACAGGAGGAAAGACTCAGGCCACTTCCATCATGTGGCTCTGCCATTGTCAATCCAAACTTCAAAGGATGtatttaggttggtgcaaaagtaattgatGTCttagaccatgaattttaaatcataactagactcaaacacatctttattagtcAAAGTAGGaatcattacaatcaacacatttttgccaacaagaaataagttggtttattcctgtagtgtaaaaatccatTCTTCGGGATTCAACGaactcttagaaagcattttctgcctcctgctggttgtggaagcattttccccagcaaaaagttgttgagatgcttgaagaagtggtagtcagttggcgagaggtcaggtgaatatggcaaaTGAGGCAAAACTAcatagcccaatttgttcaacttctgAAGTTATTGGTTGTGCTACATGCGGGCAATATCATGGAGAAGAGCTGGGCCCTTTCTATTGACCAATGCCAGGTGCAGGCGTttcagtttttggtgcatctcatcaatttgctgagcatacttctcagatgtaatggttttgccaggattcagaaagctttaGTGAATCAGACACCATCAAACAGCGACCATGACCTTTTTGTggtgcaaatttggctttgggaaaTGCTTTGGAGCCTCTTCTCGGTCCAGctactgagctggtcatcaccagttgtcatataaaatccacttttcattgcacatCACAATCCAATTGAGAAATGCTTCATTGTTGTtgcgtagaataagagaagacaacacttcaaaataacatttttaaaaatttccggtcagctcatgaggcacccactcattaaactttttcacctttccaatttgcttcaaatgcccaaTGACTGTAGAATGGCCTATATTGAGTTttttggcaacttctcatgtagtttaagaggatcagctttgatgatctcAGTTGGTTGTTGTCAGCTTCCGATGGCTGGTCACTACGTtcttcatcttcaaggctcttgtctcctttgcaaaacttcttaaaccaccactgcactgtacattcatcAACAGTTCCTGGGCCAAGTGCATTCTTGAGTTGTTTCTACTGCTTTACAATTCATTTTAAACTCAAATGAGAAAATTGCTCGGATTTggttgtctaacatcatttccatagtccaaaataaatatgaaataaatagcaagtaataagtcattagcaaaaaaatataaaatgagcaatgtgcattaaaatggtgTATAACATATCATttattaagaatgtattccaatatcaaatggcaaatttccaGCAATGCAAAAACTGCAGCTatatttgcaccaacctaatagaagAAACATGGATAATCACCTCTGGAAAAGTTTTTGGGAGATGTCATGGAAGTGGCACACATTATTTTACTCATTGGTTTGATTGTAGTCATATAGCCATACCAAACCCCAGGAAGACTGGGAAATGTTTAGTTGTGGTCCCAGAAAGAGTAAACAAGTTTCGACCAGCATATAGCAGTAGTCTGTGCCACAATGTCTTCTGAAGAGGAATGTAGGTATCTATTACTAGGTAAGAGACTAAACCAAATATAAATGGGGGATTAAAAAGGAAAGCGCTGCCAGTTTGAGAATTCTATAGCTGACATTTTTCAGTGGCAGAAAATGATCTGGGTCTGTCATCACTTCTTTTAAAGCAGTAGTTCTCAACTGGAGACAATTTTGACCCCTTCCCCCAGGGGATATTTAATATGGCACTTTCTGGAGACATTTTCAGTTGTCACAGTTTGgtaaatggtggttgccagggcatGTAGTAAGTTAAGAGAGCACGGATGATGGTAATCACTCTACGTTACTCAGGACAAAGACTTATCTGGTCTAAAACATCGGTAGTGAAAGACTGAGAAACTTCTtcgaaggaagaaaaaaaggcaagtcAAAAGTAAGATGACATATAAGAGAGAGACTGTTTTCTAAAAATACTAACATTACCTTAATATCAAGTCAAATATAAAGTGATAACATCTAAAGACTATTCCTAATATTTCAGGACAGAGCCCCCATGTAAAATCAAATATACTCTCGGGAAGCATTCGGAGCCTGTGGAGAGCAGTGACTGGCCCTCTTTTTGATTTTCAAGGAGATCCAGCTCAGCAAGGTGGAACACTCATTTTAGGTCCAGGTAAGCATCAAAGCTCAGCTTCAGCAGTGTGCTTTTTATGCTTTCTGGAAGTCAAGAGGCCATCCACTTTCTTTATAAAATAGCCACCATGTAAAAGTGGGCAGTTGGACATGGTAGCAGTCAGGATACTGTGCTTTCATAGGGGACATTGTTTGTTTTCAAACACtcctgtatatttttgatatctgtTTACTGGATGTACTGTGGCCATCATTCTGTGCCTGAGTGATTCCAGGTATTTGGGATAGGGAAAATCAGTGGTGGTTTGGTGATTTGTATGTGGCTATaatactctttaaaaatttaagtggaggtgagcagatgacccacaaaatgcagaacaattataccaaagaaattcttgcactgttaagaaagttctgggacccacaacagatttcctaacctggggatctggcaaaaggactgagaacccccagagaatttgactttggacgccagtgggatttgattacagaagttacacaggactggagaaacagactcttggagggcacaaacaagaccttgtgcacaccaggacccaggagaaaagagcagtgaccccacaagagactgacccagacttgcctgtcaGTGTCCAGAAGTCTCCGACAGAGAAATgagtcggtggtggcctgctgccggGTCGGGGGCACTAGTGCATCcacaggaccttttgaaggagatcgcctttatcttcattacctccaccatagtttggtctcaggtcaaacaacacaagggaacacagccctgaccctcaacagaaaattggattaaagatttactgagcatgccccccccccccctcacaaCAAGGCCCAGTTTCCCTCAcagtcagtccctcccatcaagaagaTTACATAAGCATCTTATCCTTGTCCTTCatagggcagacagaatgaaaaccacaatcacagaaaactcatCAAACTGATCACACGGATCacggccttgtctaactcaatgaaactataagccatgctacGTAAAGCCACCCAAGGTGGACGGGTCAtggcggagagttctgacaaaacgtggtccactggagaacgaaatggcaaaccacttcagtattcttgccttgagaaccccatgacagtatgaaaaggcaaaaagatatgacactgaaagataaattccctaggtcggtaggtgcccaatacggtgctggagaagagtggagaaataactccagaaagaatgaagagacagagtcaaagtgaaaatgcccagttgtggatgtgactggtgatgaaaataaagtccgatgctgtaaagagcaatattgcttaggaacctggaatgttaggtccatgaatcaaggtaaattagaagtggtcaagcaggagatggcaagagtgaacatctatATTttcggtgaactaaaatggactggaatgggcaaatttaattcagatgaccattatatctactactgtgggcaagaatcccttagaagaaatggagtagccatcattgtcaacaagagtctgaaatgcagtacttgggtgcaatctcaaaaatgacagaataatctctgttcatttccaaagcaaaccattcaatatcacagtaatccaagtctatgctggacatatgcacttccactgcaaggggaatgggttcaatccctgtcagggaactaaggtcctgcatgtcCAGCAGCATGTCCAaatccaaccagtaatgctgaagaagctgaagttgaacagttctatgaagatctacaagatcttctagaactaacaccaaaaaaaatatgtccttttcatcatacaggactggaatgcaaaagtagggagtcaagagatacctggagtaacaggtaaatttggccttggagtacaaaatgaagcagggcaaagactaacagagttttgccaagaggatgcactggtcatagcaaacaccctcttccaacaacacaagagaagactctacacatggacatcaccagatggtcagtaccaaaaccagattgattatattctttgcagccaaagatggagaagctctatacagtcagcgaaaacaagactgggagctgaccgtggctcagatcataaactctttattgccaaattcagacttaaattgaagtaagtagggaaaaccactagaccattcaggtatgaccgaaataaaatcccttacagttatacagtggaagtgagaaatagattcaaggggttagatctgatagacagagagcctaaagaactatggacggaggttcgtgacattgtatgaaagtcagtgatcaagaccacacccaagaaaaagaaatgcaaaaaggcaaaatggttgtctgaggaggccctacaaataactgagaaaagagaagcaaaaggcaaaggagaaaaggaaagatataaccatttgaatgcagagttccaaagaatagcaaggaaagagaagaaagccttcctcagtgatcagtgcaaaaaaatagaggaaaacaatagaatgaatgggaaagactagagatctcttcaagaaaattagagataccaaaagaatatatcatgcaaagatgggctcaataaaggacagaaatggtatggacctaacagaagcagaagatattaagaagaggtggcaagaatacacagaagaactatacaaaaaagatcttcatgacccagctaaccacaatggtgtgatcactcacctagagctagatatcctggaatgcaaagtcaagtggaccttaggaagcagcactatgaacaaagctagtggaggtgatggaattccacttgagctatttcaaataaaaagacgatgctgtgaaagtgctgcactcaatatgccagcaaatttggaaaactcagcagtggccacaggactggaaaaagtcagttttaattccaatcccaaagaagggcaatgccaaagaatgttcaagctactgcaccattgcactcatctcacatgctagtaaagtaatgctcacaattatccaagccaggcttcaacagtaagtgaaccatgaacttccagatattcaagctggatttagaaaagggagaggaaccagagattaaagtgccaacacccattggatcatagaaaaagcaagagaattccagaaaaacatctatttctgctttattgactatgccaaagcctttgactgtgtggatcacaacaaactgtcgaaaattctgaaagagatgggaataccagaccaccttacctgcctcctgagacatctgtatgcaggtcaagaagcaacagttacaaccagacatggaaaaacagactgtttgcaaatcaggaaaggaatccgtaaaggctgtatattgtcaccctgcttatttaacttatatgcagagtacatcttgcgaaatgccaggctggatgaagcacaagctggaatcaagatagccaggagaaatatcaatgacctcagatacacGGATGATACCACTGTTGTGgtagtgaagaggaacaaagagcctttgatgaaagtgaaagaggag comes from Dama dama isolate Ldn47 chromosome 16, ASM3311817v1, whole genome shotgun sequence and encodes:
- the PRXL2C gene encoding peroxiredoxin-like 2C, which produces MAAPSEAPVTRQVSGHAAPAPVPSGPESWQPLAAAVAELPVLDASGRPVPFGELFRERRAIVVFVRHFLCYICKEYVEDLAKIPKSFLQEANVTLIVIGQSSYHHIEPFCKLTGYSHEIYVDPEREIYKRLGMKRGEEIASSGQSPHVKSNILSGSIRSLWRAVTGPLFDFQGDPAQQGGTLILGPGNNIHFIHHDRNRLDHKPINSVLQLVGVQHVDFTSRPSVIHV